The sequence tttccaGTGCATATTTTAGTGAGAATTTTCTTGagaattttctaatattttatctctctttttgagTGCGTGCATACTccatgttggagaattgattggtcGAGTTTCAGCCAATGGAGTTCTAGGAGAAACGCTAATGTTTGAAGATCGTTAAAGGTTCTGACTGCTACTGCAGTAGAGACAAATAagtcatttgtctggtcaagtaagagtgtcaattgacaaaggttttgtaattgaactttacttgtaattgattttcaaataataaaattgatttttctgagtTTGGCTGCCCCAtaggattttacctttaaagagttttttaaacGGTTTCCCTTCGATAACAATCTTGGTGTTACGCACTtcgtttattttatgtatttgattgtttattaaattaattgcatgcttgacgactaaccaatttgttgagtgaattggtagatatttccacTGCGTTAcaggggtacttgggtaatttcaattggcataAGAGCGTGCTTCACTCATCCGAGTGTGATCTGTGTCCCTGTAGATCATATCGTCGTCATTATATGTCCCGTCACACTTTGATGAGAAAAACTATGCTTATTAGAAAGTTCGTATGAAGGTTTTCCTAAAGTCTTTAGATGAACGTGTGTGTGACATTAAGCGAGAGGACTACTTGCATGTTCTTGCATATCATTAGCCTAGGACATGCATTTTTGTTTAGTGTTTGTTTTATGTTTCTATTTTTCAgtataaaatacattattttctggtttgtttttattttgtttttgggaaGTGCATGCTTGATATATCAAAGGTTTGAGCACATgtgttctcacaaaataaatttttaaacttatGCATCTCTCTACTTTGAGCAGTTTACTTTGTGCATACTAACCCTATAAGTCATCTTGACAAAGTTCATTTACAAAGCACTGTGAGAAGTTTATGTGTGTGCACctcataattaaatttcatatttattattgagatacTCACCATAGAGGGAGTTCATGCCTTGAATTAACTAATACTAGTTGAATCCAGTACAATAATAAAGAGATCTCTCATTGCCAAACACAAAGAGTTGATCCATGTAGAAAAAGTTAGTGTTTAATCATTatggaaaaagacaaacaccCTACACGGATCTACCCCCTTAAGTTCTTATAGAAATAATCGTTGCTCTAATCATTATGGAAAAAGATGAGTAACAAACATGAACACAAAAAAAAGGTTGTGCAAACTAGTGTTTGGAGGAGATGCTCATGTATCTAGgccctagcataaagtttgactttcgATGTGAGTGACAATCTCTTGGGaatatttataagaagaaaatactcatgaataaatttatcaaaaatatattgaagagaaaaagaaataaagagttaattttatatataagtttgctcactcacacactcacatgaactttgacattgatgatcttatgaggtGTGAACATCCATGGTGATTGCTACAAATAAGAGGGTGTACTCTATTGAATGTTTTTTTGTGAGTAACACTATATTTTGAACTAAGATACATCTAAACATGTTACTTGCCCCATTgcttatacataaaaaaaataataataaaattttttgttaaaatttattattattatttatttattttggtttatataatataaatatgaaaatataaaatatattgaggtATGAGTTAGTGTTGGGATTATACACTTCGGTTTTTATGCTATGCATACCAAGTGTTTGATTTTACGTCTCAAccaaactatttcattcattttgtcatgattttagttgcattcatgctcatacatCAGATGCATTTAATCCATGAAAAGTTGAGATACATGGGAGTTGTTTATCATGTCTTTCTTAGTGTCTTCATCTCGGCTCACATAAGtgatatttattatcttatgagTCTTGTCATATTAGTGACAAAAATGGAGAGATTTAAATGTGTTGTTGAGGGGGAGTTGAATTAATAAGTGAAGAAAGTATATTGCTGAAAAGCAAAATGAGAGATTAAGGAGGAGCAACAGAATATTGAGGGGGAGAACTATATACTTGAGAGGGAGCAGCAGAATATTGAGATGGAGAACTAAGTACGAAACATGGTTATTGATGATGACTAGAACACTATTTTAGTAGGTTTAGATTACGTCtaacctttgattttgttgggaCTAATTTTAAAGAGTGTTCtatgtcatttcttttcattactatattaagattttttttttcacgagatCTTGGTCTGCTGGTTGTGTTTGTCTCAGGTACATTTTAAATCATCAACTtggttttgtcaccaatccgccaaagggggagattgtaaaTGCAAGACATTCCTCAAGTCGActttgtcaccaatccgccaaAGGGGAAGATTGTAGATGGAAAAGTTTGGCTAGTactaggtgactaagttgataagtttgtataggattaggtgactaaaatgatagagtttatcctatcattaagttaGTAATTTTgtatgaatgtaaattatttattgactttatctataacaatattaagtttatcttgGATGTATTAGAGgatgtttagataagtcataaatGGAAAAATCGAGTCCCAAGAAATCTGCACTTGTCCAGAGAAGAGTTTGATCTGAAATCTGTTACTGCAATGAAGAGTTATAGCGAAACGTCAGCATGCCGTCAGGAGACGACTTCGCGACcgtcagcagagtcctactgCAGATCAAATTCCTACTAGACTCATTTcgtcagcagagtcctactgCATTTCAAATTCTTATCAGATTTGTTCCGTCAACAGAATCCTACAgcaattggaattgattttcagattttttatttaagggatcctatTGGTTATGATCAGTAAAGATTcagatttgcatattttctagcactttccagtgcatattttagtgagaaaattccttagaaAATTTTCATACTGTTACTCTCAAAGAGTGGTACTTGAGTGTGAGAAAATTCTCTTGAGAATTTTCTAgtgtttatctctctttttgagTGCGTGCATACTccatgttggagaattgattAGTCGAgtttcagccactggagttccaGGAGAAATGCCGATGTTTGAATATagtcagaggttctggctgctactgcggtagaagacaaatgggtcatttgtctggtcaagttagagtgtcaattgacaaaggttttgtaattgagttttacttgtaattgattttcaaataataaaattgacttttctgaGTTTGGCTGTCCCGtaggattttacctttaaagagttctttaaacggtttcccttcgataccaatcttagtgttacgcacttcgtttattttatacatttgattgtttatcaaattaattgcatgcttgacgactaaccaatttgttgagtgaattggtagatatttccgctACGTTACaagggtacttgggtaatttcaaacTGGAAGATATTCTTTGGATGATTGTTCTTAGAACTTGGAGAGATTGAAGAGTAATCCAAGTGCTTCTTGAGTGTGAGAAAATTCTCTTAAGAATTTTATGGTTCCTTGTTCCTCATTCTCTCATTGAGTGCATGTGTGCTTACTCCATGTTGGAGATTGACTGATCAAACTCAGCCACTAGAGTTCTAGTAGAGATGTCAATATTTGAAAATCGTCAGAAGTTCTGGTTGTTACTGCAGTAAAGGAAAACAGGTCATTTTTTGTGTCAAGTATGAAATCAATtaacaaaggttttgtaattgagaattacttgtaacaaatcttcaaataataaaattggcTTGTCTAGGTTTGGCTGTCCtatagggttttacctttaaaaagttcttattaaagggtttcccttcgtaACCAAATTTGATATAACGcactttatttactttatgtatTTGCATTGAttatcaaactatttcattattggtcactaatcaatttgttgattgaattgGTATAGTATGGTAATACAATACAGGGTATTTGAGTAATTTCACATGACATTTCGAACATTAAAGTCATTTATCTCTTGCAATATTCCGAACATGTCAGGACTTTATACAATTTGTCGAGGATAGACATAATTAATTTACGGACCTGATCATAGTATTCgatgatcaattatttattgcgggatttatatattattgtgtctatatatatcttttccaattattaaaaaaaaaatgtgttggtCAAAATAttaagtagataaaaaatactcaattcaatTATTAAATAGATTCCCGATAGCCTTTGAATATAAGCAAacaatttaattgaaaatatacACATTgaccaaataattaaaacacgAGGCGGCTCTCCCATAATGTTTTTTACATTAGTactacttattatatatagctagcacTCTCTATggtattctttctttctttttttccttttttatgtgACAGCTTTCACTTTTCAAcgagtaattatatattaattttcccTTAATTTAGTAGATGATGATCTTCTTTTCAAAATGAGGATAAAAGTTGATCAGAGAGAGTCTAGAGATTTATTAATTGATACCTTTTGGTACAAACTTTTCCAACCAGCAGGCCACTTGTCTTAGACCCTTACTCCCAATTTATATATTCCTAGGCAATCTATTAACATAACTCCAGCCGCAGTGTAGCTGTAGtactttaaggaaaatattttagttacaaagaaattatataaaaataaaattataaattaatttgatttgatataatacgtcatattgtaaaattatttttattataaaataaatctaatgaattttaagaattttgatttgtgtaatcttttttgTGCTTGTTGCCGTTCTCGAACTTTAAAGGGGAGAAGTACGTCTAGGTTGAAAGTGGATTCTCGCATTACACGTAGGAGATaacaaatctttttaaaatttgtttaaatatatatcttgATATAGGAGCAAAACTCGTCCCATTCCCTTTCGATGCTTAGCAAAACGGGGTGGAGTAGTGTAACAGGTCGTGGGATGGAAGagtattcctttttctttctttcttctttctttctttgtttctccctagctagctacttgATTCATGAACATCAGCTGTTTATGCTTGGTTATAACTTAATTTGTCAACATTTTTAATGGCTTTTCAGATACAAAAAGGTCATGTGTCCTGGCTTCTGGTTAAAATAAGAgccaaaaatattcataattgcCTTTTTGtgctttcatatatatacaatttctGAAGTATATACTGCTCGTTTGAAAAGAGGTAAAAGAGGGATACCATATTATCTGATTCGCAACCCTTGACataattaaaagatgaaaataataatattctttgaTCAATTTTGCCACATGAAGCTAATATTCAAGCATAGTCGATCAACTTCTGATCTAAAGCTTAGCGTGGAAACTATCACGCAATTACAAATAGTTATTTAAGAATTATACTAACTATCAAGAGAAATACTGTTCTAGATTTGTCATCCCTAATCAAATGGATGGTGTGGTAAATTGAAGCTGCTTTCCTACGTGAATGGAAGGTTTCAAAGCAGCTACTATGAAGAAAAACCGACACCGTTGAGCACGACTACCATGATTAAAAACAAGCAAGTTCCATTTTCCGACAAGATTACAACATCCCAAATCAACCTATCATCTTCCATGCATAGCCTGCATTTCCATCGATCCACGTTGATGTGGTTTAGTTTTTCAATGGAAGGAACTCAAAAAACTGGAAAGGTGTGAAGTTGGCATTCATGGCTGAATCCGATATCTCAGTTTCTCTGTCGTTAATGTTGTCGTTGACATCCCTGATGCTCTGAAGAGGGAACAGTTGAAGGGTTTGTGAATCCCCACAGCTATCTTGTTCATTGCTGACACTGTCCAAGAGGTTAAGACTACTTTCTCTGTAGGGTGCCATAAAGATGTTCAGGTCACGAGTCTTAATGAACTTTTGGTCAATTGTTCTTACTGTTGCTGGGGCCTTAGTGGTCGTAGTAGTAATATTAGAAGTAGCAGCAGAtaaagtaggggtgtaaatgaGGTGGGTGGGAGGAGCACAACAAGACGACTGCATCATCTGCAACGTGGCATTCGTTTCCACAAAGTTTCTTCTTTGCTGTAATTCTCCTTCATCGAATTGGATCCACCCATCTGTCCTACATTCTGCCAATGCTGCTGCTTTTGCTGACTTTTGGACTGAAACAGATTCCTGAAAATCATTATAGACATTCATCACATGAAATCTTCAACTCTGATATTTGATAATTTGCATTATATGTATCTCACAAACTGAAAGTACCAATTTTAATTAATGGGGCACTCCCTAATTTAATCATCTTAAGATCAAAGTATTACTTCTAAAGACCACGGCCTTGGTCCATAAGAAGCCAACATAGAGACAGTACCAGTGCAGTAGGGTTAGCATTGTCCTTTCAATATCAAGTTGCTCATTTCTATAGAATTTCAAGTGGGTGCCCTAAAACTTGCCTAAATGACATGAACAAGCACAAGACCCAAAATCTCAGCTAAGTTTCATTGCAGCATCCCGACAGAAAGGAAGGAATCCAGCTTTTAGGTCCTTTTCATTTCCCAACAAACAAAGCTTTTCTTGGTTCCCTAGCGAATATCTTCCGATgctactttttattataaactcAACATGATCTAGTTCCTAATCATATGTAAATGATTCCTGCTTAATTGATTATTACTGACTTTCTAGAGACTAAAAGCATTCCAAGTTGAAAAGGGAAGGATTAGCCTATGTAGAAAGGCAGAGACAAAGGATGGTAGATATAGACCTCTGCCAGAATACTGCAGTTCGTATAGGGTGCCCAGTTCCTGGTCTGTTCAACTTCGAAGACTGTCCTCATGCAGCCTGCCCCtgaagacaaaaagaaaaacaaaatgaatacaaCTTTACATCTCGAAGAACTATCAGAATAGAGaaaagcaacaaaaatcaaacatcTCTCTACAATCCTAGGGAGGGTAAAAAAACACCTCCAACAAATGGAATGGAAGATGCCAGCATAAAAGCCAGACCTAAACTTCACGTGGCTGTGATCATAATAACAGTAAAGAGACTAAATTAAGTTAATGATTATACATGCATACCTAATTCTTTCCTCTCTAAGGTTTCAATATCGCAGTGGTGCTCGTCGGAAGCCGATTCCATTTGACGACGGCGTTTCTGCCTCTCTCGCGCCTTGTGATTTTGGAACCAGTAGAAAACATTTTTCCCTTCAATCTTACCGTGTCTTCGAAGCTGTGCGGTAATATGCTGAATTTGCTCGGCCGAAGGAGTCCGCGTCCCACGTCGATATAATTCTTCCAGTGCCCTCAACTGCTCCGGTGTCGGATTCCACCTTGAGCTCACTACAACGGGTGGAGTATTGTAGTCTCTCTTGTTTTGTTCCGCCACATGAGCTGTTGTAACAAAAAAGCATATGAAACACAAACACGGGGATCAGCGCACACACTAGGAAAAAGCATAGTATAagcacaataaaaaataaaaaatttacacaaataCACGGCAAACACATACTCAGATGGTGACATTGTGAAAAAAAATCGGTGCCATGAAGACGGCTCAAGCAAGATGGCGTGGTTGTTGAATTGTTGTTGGCAGATAGCAAAGGCCTTGGAATGAGAGGCCGAAGTTTCCGGCCATTGAATGAATCAGGAAGGTTGAACTCCCCATCATCACTATAACCCATCATCCACATGTTGACAGAACAAAGGCACTCTCTCTCGCTCTGTGTTCGTAGATCAGAATGAAGGAGTACAAAATGGAGAACGATGCAATGAAACAAGAAGCGTAGGCGAGTAAAGTGGCGCTTTAAATAGATCTGATCTTACGTATCCTCACTTTCACTTGagtgtataaaattttgatatgatggCCGATCGAGAAAGAATGGTTTTGGAGTAGTGGAAATGTGGGAAGAGATCAGCATTCAAGGCATTGCATGGGAGTGGGTTATGAAATAGGAAATAATCATCATGTACCTCATAGGAAGTCGATATGATCTACCTCCTAGTCATATGTGTTGATACGTTTAAAGAGACCTATTGTTGAAAATGGGTTATTATTTTGATCAGCAATGTTGTAGTTGGGCTGAAATAGCAAGTATTTGAGTTTCCCACATTCGAAGATGGGGATTGATCACtgtagaaaaagagaaaaagtagaGAGCTGGACTGGCGATcgaaaaggaagagagaatgGTGTTGGTTTAATATGGAACAAAGCAGGGAAGACTTGAGGTTGACTAGGCTATTTAGAGAGATACAGAGGGGAAAAAAGGGCAAAGGGGAGGAGAGGGGGAGGCGAGGGTGGTGGGGCTGAGAGCCTCATGAGATTCTGAGAGGAAGCAGTGAGAGAGGAGAGGAAGCGTGGAATTCTGGGAGGTTTTTGGGAGTAGCGAAAGAAAAACGACGTGACGATCATGAGGGTTATCATAAGCCTCATCACCCTCTATTTACCCCCCATCTCATTTATGGCTCACCTCACGTCCCGTGCCTTTCATACTTATTCTCAATCCGAACTGCCTCTAGAGGGTGATGACGATCTCTCCCTCTTTCTGCCCTTCCTTGCCCTTTTCTCTGTCCATACATACAGTTCATGCACCCTCTCTCTCACGTTCTTCCAAAACAAACGATAAATTAGCTGTATATATGgatctgctgctgctgcttctcTCATTCTGCATTTTACCCTTTCATGCATACGTACTCGACCTCATCTTACATATTCACTAGATCTCTGATCCAATCCCATCTACTCTCCATTATTgtcgaataaaaaaaatatttactccTTTTCTAGGTTAAGATCATACGGTAGCTAGCTAGGATGATGTTATACCTTTATATGCTATTAAAACAACTGTCTTTGTTTGGAATCTACCTTTCCTGCACTTCCTTTTCtgaataaattgaaatttttagggtttttcttgTTGTTTTGTCTTTGTCCTGCTACTTGCAGCCATCTCAATTTCCTCCTTCAAAATATATGATCCCTTTGGTCATTATGATGGAATGACTCGATTCTGGAGTGTTATAAGTAGTGTACGTACCTGGGTGCAGTGAAAGAATTTGAATGCCATAATTGTTTAATTATATCTTTATTGGATAGggtgcctagctagctagctaggactaCTGCATGCTGAAAGCCTAGCAGTCTATGTCTGTATCTTTGAAATTTCTGTGTGATACATTTTTCCACAAAAGTACGTACCAAGCAAACCCTTTTtctcttcaaataaaatataaggaaaaaacGATTGATTAGAGTCAATTGTTAGTAAAATGGAGATTTTgctattaaataaataagttttgtgtaagtttttttttttttttttaagtgaatctCATGActaaaagaataagaaattctTTTATAGTTTCTGAAGTagaatttacttttttacaaaaggaaTGTATGGGATTTGTCTACgttaaatttgtataaatcatttcacatgagtTAAAGCCctcaaataagaaaataatattagtgaAGTATTTTAtccaaagaaatataaaaaaaaatatactcacaaattgacatggtatattaaattataaaattatttttattataaaataaatctaacatattatataaaagcatattatatttatttatttttataatatctatGTGTACATATAACAGTACTTctcacaatattatatatttatatgttgatgatcGGTACTACGTAATATTCATGTTTGCTAGTTTTAAAGCATAAAGGAATGTTTTCTCCAAGATCACCGTAGATTGTGCTTTGACTTTACAGATTTCGATACGACTGACTCGAAATTTAcccagaaaataaagaagagaacCCAAGCCAAATACGGTAAAAATGCATTGAATTGATGAGGTTTACTGTGAAATTAATGTAATAATGCAGGATGAAGCTAATTAGGACAATCAAATTaaacacgtacgtacgtactgatCATCGATACCGAGCTGCTGGTGATCAGTGGCAAGATAGCTAGCTAGATCCACGTACCAACATTTTCTCATAGGAACCATCTTCTTGTCGATATATAGGCTTTTGGTTGGGGCTGCGCATATATGTCTCGGTCTCGATCGGCTAGCCTCTTTTCGTTCCTGggcaaattaatttaaaaatatatatgtacataataGACCAGATCTAGAGTCTCAAGAGAATATGGTTGTCCAAAACAAGGTGAAGGAGGTTAAGAAAATAGGACAGTAGTCATGTAGCGCATGGCCACCACCACCTGCAACTGCGGCAAACACACGTTAGTACTGGCTTTGGCCTGAAAATGATTGGGTCTGTTGGAGTAGTCTTGGGTAACAATACTTGTGATGAGTTATTTGcgatgaaaatgattatttgtaataagAATTACCtcattttgataataaaaaattgttattttcttcataaataatgaatcataaagaaaaaagtttctTGTAGTAAATTCTCTTAATTGATACGGCGCGTATAAAGGTGTGGTGAGCGGAGCATCATAAATTGGGTATATATCTAATGCCATAAAAAAATTGGGGCAAAGCTACCAATATGCAGGTGATGAGGCAGAAGGGAGATCGAAGAGGAGGAGTAGAAAAACTGTCATGAGAGTGAGCAAAGCTTCTCCCTTCCTACTATGAGCTAGCTGTCATGAAAGACCTTTGTGAGAGGAAACTTTTATCCAATTTCAATTTCCATATCCCAAGTTACTTTactcttcttaaaaaagaaaaagaaaagaaacatgaaTTGCAAAACAAGTACTAATTTTGAATAGATTGAAGGAAGGAAGTGGGTATATATTTACATTTGTAATTATGCTAAGATTTAATTTcttgggatatatatatatatatatatcccaagAAATTAAATCTTAGCATAATTacaaatgtaaatatatatgaaattacttTCTGCTGGTAGTAGAACTATTCTTCTTCATCATGTTTTGTCTAGTATGACTACTCACCTTCTTGCAGTTTTACATGTTCCTATTGTTGTGATTAAGTCGTTAAACAGGCTTATGAGCTCCTTTTGGGGTGATTTTGATGGTAAAGGTAAGAGAAAGCGGGTGGCTTGGAACAAAATTTGTAGACCTATAGATGAAGGAGGATTGGGTATTCGAGACTTTGGGGATATTCAAAGGGCCCTTCATATGAAACTTGCTTGGCGTTTAATCTCGAGTCAATGCTTGTGGGCAGAGTTCTTTAAAGGTAAGTACGTTAGGGGCAACCATTTATCTCTTCTGACCCTAACATGGGTACGCATTTCTGGAAATCTATTGTGAGAAGCATTCCAAATGTCTTATCTAACTCTAAGTGGCTTATGCGTGAGGATAATATTTCATTCTGATTTGATAATTGGGAAGAAGGGGGGCCTCTTAAAGATCAGTACCCGGTGATTGGGAATCCTTTGTTGAAGATTAAAGAGTGTCGTATTGAGAATGGTTGGGATGTTCCTCTTTTAGAGAGTTTAGTCGGTTAGCAAAAAGCTAGTGCGTTGTCTCAATTTTTGGCTAGACGGAAGGAGGGGCAGGATGTTTTAatctagaaaaaggaaaatgatcgtAATTTTACTACTCAAAGTGCTTGGGATTGTATTAGGGTTCGGGCACCTTCTATACCTTGGGCCCAATAGATTTGGCACAAAAATCTTcctaaaaaaatcctaattatgATGTGGAAGgcttataataattatttgagtGTGAATGCTAAGGTTAAAATGGTTGTATTCCCCTGGCCTCGAGATGTAATTGCTGCTCCTCGGGGTACATTGAGAATCTTAATCATGTACTTTGTACTGGTGATTTTTGCTCCACAGATTTGGCGCCTGGCTTCGGTTCAATTTAGTGTGCATATGGGTATCTTTCGAACTTGGCAGGAACAACTTAATTATTCATTTCGTCGTGCTGGTAATGGGTCTCAAGTTAGGACCATCTTTGGTATTCTTCCTTCCATTGTTTCTTGGAAGCTTTGGGATCAACGATGCAAAGCCAGGTATAAAGGCGAGTTTGAGACGGTGGGATCGGTCTGGCATGTTATTAAATTTGGATTCGTAGAATTATGCAGTTAATCATCAAAGTGTTGAGACTCTATGAAGGATATTGATTTCTTAAAGAGGTTGGATATTCCAATTTTAGTTTCAAAACCAAAGAAAGTTTCTATGGTTAAATGGATTAAGCCACAGCAAAACTGGGTGAAACTTTATATTGATGGGAGTAGTTTAGGTAATCCTGAGCCAGCTAGTACTGGAGGTATTATTCGGGATTTTGGTGGTAATTCATGTACGGcttattcagttttttttggaccaaaattctaataattttgctgAGATGAGAGGTTTGTTGGAAGGGGTTAGGAGGTGTTGTCAGCTTGGTTTTCATCGAGTTCATATTGAGACAAACTCTCAAATACTTGTTAGATAGATTACTAGAGGAATTTGGTATCTTAAGGACTTTTGGGAAGATATCCAAACTTGTCTTGGTTGCATGGAGTATAAAGTAAGTTATGtcttttgagaaagaaatgttGTGTCTGATTTTCTTACAAAGTAGGGAGCTGGGAGTTTAAATATAAACTGGAATGACGACAGTCAGTCGTTGCCTAGTAAGCTTAGAGGCCTTATTCGCATGAACAAAATTGGATTGTCGTATATGCGGCTATTATAGTGAGGTATGTGATCTGTTGCTTTTGTTTTAATCTGGCATTTTAATTATTGTTGTGCACTAATGATTCTATGCAGGTTGTTTTTATCTCTTGTTTTGTGTAGGTTcttcttgtgtttttgtttttgttactaTATGGGATCTTTGTATGTTGGTCTTATAGTTacggttgtttttttttttttttttttttttttttttggcctgggttttgggattttttgtaACCCCCCAGGTGATTGGTTGTAGTCATGATTTTCCTCCACCACAAGTGaaggctatcaataaaattgagatatcatcatcttcttataaaaatatatatatatatatatatatattatatatagaattacatTGACAAAATTAACCTGCATACGCTTTCATAGGGGAATATACCCGGTATATATAACACTGTGCACATCTAGACCACAACCATTTTTTGACTCTTTAgtaatttgttaaaataaagagtacttatgtgaaatttgaaaattcaaataatgaaaacttttaacttttctatAAGGTAGTTAGCACTGTCACATTTATTATTGATGGTcctttataaaatgattatatatacgTGTATCATCATTTTTTAGTAATTATGAAAAACTTAAGAATTTTCGGATATATATGATCATCTCCATTAATCAAGCCGAGTCATCTAGAGATCATAAGGATATATACAACTTTCAAAAGCTAATTTCTTGATTTGATTCACATCATGATCGTTCGTTTTTATTGGAAAAGTTGTATATATCGTTTAATTAACTCTTTAAAACACATGCATGACAATGAAACTAGCCATACATCAGGTACAGTGCTTTTGTAAActtgcatttttaaaaaaatagcacAATATCCCAATTGTATTGATAATCCTCACTTATGGTAGAGAAAAAACATGATTGACAATGGGATGATTTTATCTTAATTTCAAAAAGTCCTGATATATATACTTTTCGGGTTGCATGGAGATGATCATCTTTTGAACTTTTTGAgtga comes from Juglans microcarpa x Juglans regia isolate MS1-56 chromosome 8S, Jm3101_v1.0, whole genome shotgun sequence and encodes:
- the LOC121243908 gene encoding WUSCHEL-related homeobox 1-like: MWMMGYSDDGEFNLPDSFNGRKLRPLIPRPLLSANNNSTTTPSCLSRLHGTDFFSQCHHLTHVAEQNKRDYNTPPVVVSSRWNPTPEQLRALEELYRRGTRTPSAEQIQHITAQLRRHGKIEGKNVFYWFQNHKARERQKRRRQMESASDEHHCDIETLERKELGAGCMRTVFEVEQTRNWAPYTNCSILAEESVSVQKSAKAAALAECRTDGWIQFDEGELQQRRNFVETNATLQMMQSSCCAPPTHLIYTPTLSAATSNITTTTTKAPATVRTIDQKFIKTRDLNIFMAPYRESSLNLLDSVSNEQDSCGDSQTLQLFPLQSIRDVNDNINDRETEISDSAMNANFTPFQFFEFLPLKN